One genomic region from Lujinxingia vulgaris encodes:
- a CDS encoding BON domain-containing protein, with protein MAPRHPRPTPLLTPLFTLALVLLCALPLRAQEPDSDAEAEPVEERTVPLKLPDQSAADEALQAQIRRTFQAIDVLQDVVIDVRASVVRLAGELPSSADKELAGDIASRFEGVVYVQNNIDFEHFEDTSSDTEEPEPKALSADEVIAERLQAIFAQIRPLQDVQVEVNNGVVSIRGESATNEASTRAEELASGMPGVLYVDNQLTEAVDVADRLSPTWERLRDFALNLVRRIPLFLLAIFIIGIFWFLSKALVLWEWPFERLTRNVLARGLIKQALRVIIVLGGLLIALDLLDATTIVGAVLGTAGVFGIALGFAFRDIAENYLASVLLSVRRPFEANDLVDIEGFRGRIVRLTMRETILMTEDGNHVRISNATVFKSNITNFSRNPRRRLDFCVGVGNEEDLPRALTLGVSTLKALEGVLEDPRPQGLVELLGDSSVTIWFTAWVDQRAVGFLKVKSEAIRRVKEAFDDVGIDMPSPIYTINIVGADSPASPQPPRKKPPVRSIPTDEVLDVGLDDEIERQVDEEREASGEEDLLDEGKTGK; from the coding sequence ATGGCCCCCCGCCACCCTCGACCGACCCCACTGTTAACCCCTCTCTTCACACTGGCCCTCGTGCTCCTCTGCGCATTGCCACTACGCGCCCAGGAGCCCGACAGTGACGCCGAAGCCGAACCGGTCGAAGAACGCACCGTCCCGCTTAAGCTCCCCGATCAGAGCGCCGCCGACGAAGCCCTGCAGGCCCAGATCCGCCGTACCTTTCAAGCCATCGACGTCCTGCAAGACGTCGTCATCGATGTGCGCGCCTCCGTGGTGCGCCTTGCCGGAGAGCTCCCAAGCTCCGCCGACAAAGAGCTGGCCGGAGACATCGCATCGCGCTTCGAAGGGGTCGTCTACGTACAGAACAACATTGACTTCGAGCACTTTGAAGACACCTCTTCAGACACCGAAGAACCCGAGCCCAAAGCTCTCTCCGCCGATGAGGTCATCGCCGAGCGCCTGCAAGCCATTTTCGCACAGATCCGCCCCCTGCAAGACGTACAGGTCGAGGTGAATAACGGCGTTGTGAGCATCCGCGGCGAATCCGCCACCAACGAGGCCAGCACCCGCGCCGAAGAGCTCGCAAGCGGGATGCCCGGCGTCCTCTACGTCGACAACCAACTCACCGAGGCCGTCGACGTCGCCGATCGCCTCTCCCCCACCTGGGAGCGCCTTCGCGACTTCGCGCTCAACCTCGTGCGCCGTATCCCTCTCTTTTTGCTCGCCATCTTCATCATCGGCATCTTCTGGTTCCTCTCCAAAGCCCTCGTGCTCTGGGAGTGGCCCTTCGAGCGCCTCACCCGCAACGTGCTGGCCCGCGGGCTCATCAAACAAGCCCTGCGCGTGATCATTGTGCTCGGTGGCCTGCTCATCGCCCTCGATCTGCTCGACGCCACCACCATCGTCGGCGCCGTCCTCGGCACCGCCGGCGTCTTCGGCATCGCGCTGGGCTTCGCCTTCCGTGACATCGCCGAAAACTACCTCGCCAGCGTGCTCCTGAGCGTGCGCCGCCCCTTTGAGGCCAACGACCTCGTCGACATCGAAGGGTTCCGCGGCCGCATCGTCCGCCTCACCATGCGCGAGACCATCCTCATGACCGAAGACGGCAATCACGTGCGCATCTCCAACGCCACCGTCTTCAAATCCAACATCACCAACTTCTCCCGCAACCCGCGCCGCCGCCTCGATTTCTGCGTCGGCGTCGGTAATGAAGAAGATCTCCCCCGCGCCCTCACTCTGGGCGTCTCCACCCTCAAAGCCCTCGAAGGCGTGCTCGAAGACCCCAGACCCCAGGGGCTCGTCGAGCTGCTCGGCGACTCCAGCGTCACCATCTGGTTCACCGCCTGGGTCGACCAACGCGCCGTCGGCTTTTTGAAAGTCAAAAGCGAAGCCATCCGCCGGGTCAAAGAAGCCTTCGATGACGTCGGCATCGACATGCCTTCCCCCATCTACACCATCAACATCGTCGGCGCCGACTCGCCAGCCTCACCCCAACCTCCCCGGAAGAAGCCCCCTGTGCGCAGCATCCCCACAGACGAGGTCCTCGACGTCGGCCTCGACGACGAGATCGAACGCCAGGTCGACGAAGAGCGCGAGGCCTCGGGGGAAGAAGATCTGCTCGATGAGGGAAAGACAGGGAAGTAG
- a CDS encoding MYXO-CTERM sorting domain-containing protein gives MQLEISFKLFVSANYAHTSGNHKNFVLWSGDYGKVNANISVSSESWPAEGGASPSVYIGVDGANYGHAMKEGIMPLLLEDGLGDWIDIHIFLDLAREEGDFGFFEIFKDGQRITGNLDEDVVSYADVPLHEQISFAERGNFIDQGYLLGWANGGFAEDTTFCVADFRIRANSTHGDFGDAAELECTRDADCPGDATCESSALEGSERVTTACGDTGGEPDAGSLDVGTPDAGSPDGGAPDGSSPDTGEGDEAEDNDAGTSPSNDGHAGGCASVPAGHPGGSLAALLLVTLGVNRMRRTR, from the coding sequence GTGCAGCTGGAGATCTCCTTCAAACTCTTTGTCTCCGCGAACTACGCCCACACCTCCGGGAACCACAAAAACTTCGTGCTCTGGTCCGGCGATTACGGCAAGGTCAACGCCAACATCTCCGTCTCCAGCGAGAGCTGGCCCGCCGAGGGCGGGGCCTCCCCCTCGGTCTACATCGGCGTGGACGGCGCCAACTACGGCCACGCCATGAAAGAGGGCATCATGCCCCTCTTGCTCGAAGACGGCCTTGGCGACTGGATCGACATTCACATCTTCCTGGACCTGGCCCGCGAAGAGGGCGACTTCGGCTTTTTTGAGATCTTCAAGGATGGTCAGCGCATCACCGGCAACCTCGATGAAGACGTCGTCTCCTACGCCGACGTCCCCCTCCACGAGCAGATCTCCTTTGCGGAGCGCGGCAACTTCATCGACCAGGGCTACCTGCTCGGCTGGGCCAACGGCGGGTTTGCCGAAGACACGACCTTCTGCGTGGCGGATTTTCGGATTCGCGCCAATAGCACACACGGCGACTTTGGCGACGCCGCGGAGCTGGAATGTACCCGCGACGCGGATTGCCCGGGCGACGCGACCTGCGAGAGCAGCGCGCTGGAGGGGAGTGAGCGCGTAACGACGGCCTGCGGCGATACGGGCGGCGAGCCAGACGCAGGCAGTTTGGATGTAGGGACACCCGACGCAGGCTCGCCGGACGGCGGCGCACCGGATGGCAGCAGCCCCGACACTGGCGAGGGAGACGAGGCGGAAGACAACGATGCGGGTACCAGCCCATCGAACGACGGCCACGCAGGCGGATGCGCCAGCGTGCCGGCCGGGCACCCCGGTGGTTCGCTGGCCGCGCTTTTGTTAGTGACGTTGGGAGTGAATCGTATGAGGCGGACGCGTTGA